From one Rhizobium lentis genomic stretch:
- a CDS encoding winged helix-turn-helix domain-containing protein, which translates to MTNLLSNPDARRVFLAKQGLSAPPNRALTKAGLLQLIHDLGFVQVDSIQTVERAHHQILFSRNQTYRREHLKALLEKERALFEHWTHDASILPSAFFVYWKHKFRHQEKVLIERWRKWRGGGFEAAFEETYERVRRDGAMLARDVKADGHVSGGWWNWHPNKTALEYFWHIGKLAIAGRSNFQKIYDLTERVIPAEFREAEVSREDFVDWACRSALTRLGFATHGEIAAFWNLVSPDEAKAWVSAHRDELTEVLIEPALGAKPRPSWAFADFLSTLDSYPGAPPRIRVLSPFDPMIRDRNRTERLFGFFYRIEVFVPEAKREYGYYVFPLLEGDRLIGRIDMKADRKKSTLDVRRLWLEPGVKPSAGRLERLEAELDRVARFAGVEKVVLLEGWRG; encoded by the coding sequence ATGACGAATCTGCTTTCCAATCCCGATGCCCGCCGTGTCTTCCTCGCCAAGCAGGGGTTGAGCGCGCCGCCGAACCGCGCCTTGACCAAGGCAGGCCTGCTGCAGCTGATCCACGATCTCGGCTTCGTCCAGGTCGACAGCATTCAGACGGTGGAGCGGGCGCATCATCAGATTCTGTTTTCCCGCAACCAAACCTATCGGCGTGAGCATCTGAAAGCGCTGCTCGAAAAGGAACGTGCGCTGTTCGAGCACTGGACTCACGATGCCTCCATCCTGCCGAGCGCCTTCTTCGTCTATTGGAAGCACAAGTTCCGCCACCAGGAGAAGGTCTTGATCGAGCGCTGGCGCAAGTGGCGCGGGGGGGGCTTCGAGGCGGCCTTCGAGGAGACCTATGAGCGCGTGCGGCGCGATGGCGCGATGCTGGCGCGCGACGTCAAGGCCGATGGTCACGTCTCCGGTGGTTGGTGGAACTGGCATCCGAACAAGACGGCGCTCGAATATTTCTGGCACATCGGCAAGCTGGCCATCGCCGGCCGCTCGAATTTCCAGAAGATCTATGATCTCACCGAGCGCGTCATCCCGGCCGAATTCCGCGAGGCTGAGGTGAGCCGCGAAGACTTTGTCGACTGGGCCTGCCGCAGCGCGCTTACCCGCCTCGGGTTTGCCACTCACGGCGAAATCGCAGCCTTTTGGAACCTGGTCTCTCCCGATGAGGCCAAGGCATGGGTATCGGCCCATCGCGACGAACTGACCGAAGTGCTGATCGAGCCGGCGCTCGGCGCCAAGCCGCGGCCATCCTGGGCCTTTGCCGATTTCCTCTCGACGCTCGACAGCTATCCCGGCGCGCCGCCGCGTATCCGCGTGCTCAGCCCCTTCGACCCGATGATCCGCGACCGCAACCGCACCGAACGCCTGTTCGGCTTCTTCTACCGTATCGAGGTGTTCGTGCCCGAGGCGAAGCGCGAATATGGCTATTACGTCTTCCCGCTGCTCGAAGGCGACCGGCTGATCGGCCGCATCGACATGAAGGCGGACCGGAAGAAATCGACGCTCGACGTCAGGCGGCTCTGGCTGGAACCGGGTGTGAAACCTTCGGCCGGGCGGCTGGAGAGGCTGGAGGCCGAGCTGGATCGGGTGGCGCGGTTTGCGGGAGTGGAGAAGGTGGTGCTTCTGGAGGGGTGGAGAGGGTAG
- the ribB gene encoding 3,4-dihydroxy-2-butanone-4-phosphate synthase: MSYDQKRVVDAIRAFEAGEIVVVMDDNDRENEGDLIVAAVHTTPEKMAFIVRHTSGIVCAPMPKEEAKRLNLNAMVAENDSAHTTAFTVSVDFKHGTTTGISADDRTLTVRNLANPNVGAADFVRPGHIFPLVSREGGVLMRSGHTEAAVDLCRLAGLPPIGVISELVNDDGTVTRGPQVVEFAEKHGLKLVSVADLIAYRQRKETLIEQGASFDIDTPFGKAKAHTYALPWDPMQHLAVVFGDIRDGVDIPVRLHPENVAEDLFGRNSPVDFYMQKIAEEGRGVIVYLREGSVGVGHTDNGRKARSQGREAHAEAQSRESEWLEIGLGAQILKDLGVSSIKLLTSRERHYVGLEGFGIKISKTEIC; encoded by the coding sequence ATGTCTTACGATCAGAAGCGCGTCGTCGACGCCATCAGGGCCTTCGAGGCCGGCGAAATCGTCGTCGTCATGGACGACAATGACCGCGAAAACGAGGGCGACCTGATCGTTGCCGCCGTGCACACCACGCCGGAGAAGATGGCTTTCATCGTGCGTCACACCTCCGGCATCGTCTGTGCGCCGATGCCGAAGGAAGAGGCCAAGCGCCTCAACCTCAACGCCATGGTGGCCGAGAACGATTCTGCCCATACGACCGCCTTCACCGTCTCAGTCGACTTCAAGCACGGCACGACGACCGGCATCTCGGCCGACGACCGGACGCTGACGGTGCGCAACCTCGCCAATCCGAATGTTGGCGCCGCCGATTTCGTCCGCCCCGGCCACATCTTCCCGCTGGTGTCGCGCGAAGGCGGCGTGCTGATGCGCTCCGGCCATACCGAAGCGGCCGTCGATCTCTGCCGGCTCGCCGGCCTGCCGCCGATCGGCGTCATCTCCGAACTCGTCAATGACGACGGCACCGTCACCCGCGGTCCGCAGGTGGTCGAATTCGCCGAAAAGCACGGGCTGAAGCTCGTCTCCGTCGCCGATCTCATCGCCTATCGCCAGCGCAAGGAAACGCTGATCGAACAGGGGGCGAGCTTCGATATCGACACGCCGTTCGGCAAGGCAAAAGCCCACACCTATGCCCTGCCCTGGGATCCGATGCAGCATCTGGCCGTCGTCTTCGGCGACATCCGCGACGGCGTCGATATCCCGGTGCGCCTGCATCCGGAAAACGTCGCCGAGGATCTCTTCGGCAGGAATAGCCCGGTCGATTTCTACATGCAGAAGATTGCCGAGGAAGGCCGCGGCGTCATCGTCTATCTGCGCGAGGGCTCCGTCGGCGTCGGCCACACCGACAACGGCCGCAAGGCCCGCAGCCAGGGCCGCGAAGCCCATGCCGAAGCCCAGTCGCGCGAGAGCGAATGGCTGGAAATCGGCCTCGGCGCACAAATCCTCAAGGACCTCGGCGTCAGCTCGATCAAGCTCTTGACCAGCCGCGAGCGGCACTATGTCGGCCTGGAAGGTTTCGGCATCAAGATCAGCAAGACGGAGATCTGCTGA
- the aroC gene encoding chorismate synthase — protein MSHNTFGHLFRVTTWGESHGPALGCVVDGCPPGLRFKLADLQVWLDKRKPGQSRFVTQRREDDLVKVLSGVMLDADGETMTTTGTPISLLIENTDQRSKDYGEIARQYRPGHADYTYDLKYGIRDYRGGGRSSARETAARVAAGGIARLVVPGVTVRGALVQIGKHKIDRRNWDWEQVGQNPFFSPDAAIVPVWEEYLDGIRKAGSSIGAVIEVIAEGVPAGLGAPIYAKLDQDIASLLMSINAVKGVEIGNGFAAAETSGEDNADEMRMGNDGTPIFLSNNAGGILGGISTGQPIVARFAVKPTSSILTERQSIDADGKNVDVRTKGRHDPCVGIRAVPIGEAMVACAIADHYLRDRGQTGRLK, from the coding sequence ATGTCGCACAATACATTCGGTCACCTCTTCCGCGTAACCACCTGGGGCGAAAGCCATGGTCCGGCGCTCGGATGCGTCGTTGACGGCTGCCCTCCGGGGCTGCGCTTCAAGCTTGCCGACCTGCAGGTCTGGCTCGACAAGCGCAAGCCCGGCCAATCCCGCTTTGTCACCCAGCGGCGTGAGGACGACCTGGTGAAGGTGCTGTCCGGCGTCATGCTCGATGCCGACGGCGAGACGATGACGACCACCGGCACGCCGATCTCCCTGCTGATCGAGAATACCGACCAGCGCTCCAAGGATTATGGCGAGATCGCCCGGCAATACCGCCCCGGTCATGCCGACTATACCTATGACCTCAAATACGGCATTCGCGACTATCGCGGCGGCGGCCGCTCCTCTGCGCGCGAGACCGCAGCCCGCGTGGCAGCCGGCGGCATCGCCAGACTCGTCGTACCCGGCGTGACGGTGCGCGGCGCGCTGGTGCAGATCGGTAAGCACAAGATCGACCGGCGCAACTGGGACTGGGAACAGGTCGGGCAGAATCCATTCTTTTCCCCCGATGCGGCGATCGTGCCGGTCTGGGAGGAGTATCTCGACGGCATCCGCAAGGCCGGCTCGTCGATCGGCGCGGTGATCGAAGTGATCGCCGAAGGTGTGCCCGCCGGTCTCGGCGCGCCGATCTATGCCAAGCTCGACCAGGACATCGCCTCGCTGCTGATGTCGATCAACGCCGTCAAGGGCGTCGAGATCGGCAATGGATTTGCCGCCGCCGAGACCTCGGGCGAAGACAATGCCGACGAGATGCGCATGGGCAATGACGGCACGCCGATCTTCCTTTCCAACAATGCCGGCGGTATTCTCGGGGGGATCTCGACCGGACAGCCGATCGTCGCGCGTTTCGCCGTCAAGCCGACCTCGTCGATCCTGACCGAGCGCCAGTCGATCGATGCCGACGGCAAGAATGTCGACGTGCGCACCAAGGGCCGGCACGACCCCTGCGTCGGCATCCGCGCCGTACCGATCGGCGAAGCGATGGTCGCCTGCGCCATCGCCGATCATTATCTTCGCGACCGCGGCCAGACCGGCCGGCTGAAATAG
- a CDS encoding bifunctional diguanylate cyclase/phosphodiesterase has protein sequence MLSWLGDSKQLRHVLKNSRVSFLVSSFVALVVIMVGFALDRANTAAHVRELHIRTESDMNLLRARVKAEIDMDLSMVQDLANLTSISNAASREEMERQINWLLIQNPAFIHIAVAPGFIVGDVYPPGPGSERIGRDVREELFSRQAMTRAAGDQLARFYGPITTNGRDAFAIFFPVFVRENGHRRLWGAVEVAIDRKMFYEATGLTPSRDSENQERYPNLDHLSIAVRDIGPTAGKTDAAAPFFGSAGIDDKDPIRRQISFAGGKWELSAVPKDSWSAVPENRTELLLIVVAAGCIIVVPIFFATLLLGERNRNIAELETREAKLMELSQRLNLALESSNIGIWELQDHSNSLLWDARAAALHGKPAEEGSRPLDEWLAAILPADRDIAEVHFFSCSIAGATCTAQYRILLGNGGIRHLRSVGALYRDAGGAGRTIGIVWDVTADAEVTDALRKARDVSEVKNAELELALEELSSREGELAELSSRLDLALNSYQCGIWEAQPDRGGSIWNERMHELYGLQPRNAFMTEETWLSRIHPDDRGLALESARHLKRSGDTHTLVCRVIVDDGSVRYVRSVGKVHQTASGELKIMGIAFDATEDMLMTIRLKAAKDEAVAKNIELELAKDRIEHNSLHDPLTALANRRKLDIALERLSHDGRRQRQKFSILHIDLDRFKDINDTLGHAAGDAMLVHASKVLARNVRGSDLVARIGGDEFVILAVDVDDKEMAELATRIIEEMRQPIDFQGFSCRCGVSIGIALANGIHVDARKVLINADIALYRAKSTGRNRFEFFNHDLQAHIINTKRTADEIFAGIDNGEFTAWYQPQFSARTMELTGVEALVRWKHPSKGWLAPDKFLRIAEEINVVQTLDRIVLETALRDRLRLVALGIALPKVSVNVSARRLHDGSLLDSLADLNIRPGELSFELVESIFLDESEDVVSHNLERIKALGIDIEIDDFGTGHTSIVSLLKLKPKRLKIDRQLVQPIIGASQERALVRSIIDIARSLGVETVAEGVETAAHAALLRDLGCDILQGYAFSPALSFDDFAAEAAGTGWRLAS, from the coding sequence TTGTTATCCTGGCTCGGCGACAGCAAGCAGTTGCGGCACGTATTGAAGAATAGCCGCGTCTCGTTTCTGGTTTCATCATTTGTCGCCCTTGTCGTCATCATGGTCGGCTTCGCGCTCGACCGGGCCAATACTGCCGCGCATGTGCGCGAACTTCATATCCGCACCGAAAGCGATATGAACCTGTTGCGCGCCAGGGTGAAGGCCGAGATCGACATGGACCTCAGCATGGTCCAAGATCTTGCGAACCTCACCTCAATCAGCAATGCCGCAAGTCGGGAGGAGATGGAGCGCCAGATCAACTGGCTGCTGATCCAGAATCCGGCTTTCATCCATATCGCCGTCGCACCCGGTTTCATCGTCGGCGACGTCTATCCGCCCGGCCCCGGAAGCGAGCGGATCGGTCGCGACGTGCGCGAGGAGCTCTTTTCGCGCCAGGCGATGACGCGTGCGGCCGGCGACCAGCTGGCACGCTTCTATGGGCCGATCACGACCAACGGTCGCGATGCCTTTGCCATTTTCTTTCCGGTCTTCGTCAGAGAGAACGGCCACCGGCGCCTCTGGGGCGCAGTGGAGGTCGCGATCGACCGGAAGATGTTTTACGAGGCGACCGGGCTGACGCCTTCGCGCGACAGCGAAAACCAGGAGCGTTATCCTAATCTCGACCATCTTTCGATCGCCGTTCGGGATATCGGTCCGACGGCCGGCAAGACCGATGCTGCGGCCCCGTTCTTTGGTTCGGCCGGCATTGACGACAAGGATCCGATCCGCCGCCAGATCAGTTTTGCCGGCGGCAAATGGGAGCTTTCCGCTGTCCCGAAGGACAGCTGGAGTGCAGTACCAGAAAATCGAACGGAGCTGCTGCTGATCGTCGTTGCCGCCGGCTGCATCATCGTCGTCCCGATCTTCTTTGCGACGCTGCTGCTTGGCGAACGCAACCGCAACATTGCCGAGCTGGAGACGCGCGAAGCGAAACTGATGGAGCTGTCGCAGCGGCTGAACCTTGCGCTCGAATCCTCCAATATCGGCATCTGGGAGCTGCAGGATCATTCGAACAGTCTGCTTTGGGACGCACGCGCCGCCGCCCTGCACGGCAAGCCCGCGGAGGAAGGAAGCCGGCCCCTCGACGAATGGCTGGCGGCGATCCTGCCGGCGGATCGTGACATCGCCGAGGTGCATTTCTTCAGCTGCAGCATCGCCGGCGCCACCTGCACGGCGCAGTATCGTATCCTGCTTGGCAACGGCGGCATCCGGCATCTGCGCTCGGTCGGCGCCCTCTACAGGGATGCCGGCGGCGCCGGCAGGACGATCGGCATCGTCTGGGACGTAACTGCCGATGCCGAGGTCACCGACGCGCTGCGCAAGGCCAGAGATGTGAGCGAGGTCAAGAATGCCGAGCTGGAGCTGGCGCTCGAAGAGCTTTCAAGCCGCGAGGGCGAGCTCGCCGAGCTGTCGAGCCGGCTTGACCTTGCGCTCAACTCCTATCAGTGCGGCATATGGGAGGCGCAGCCCGACCGCGGCGGCTCGATCTGGAACGAGCGGATGCACGAGCTCTACGGTCTTCAACCGCGCAATGCCTTTATGACCGAGGAGACATGGCTTTCCCGCATCCACCCGGACGATCGCGGTCTGGCGCTCGAAAGCGCGCGCCACCTCAAGCGCAGCGGCGATACGCACACCCTCGTCTGCCGCGTGATCGTCGACGACGGCTCGGTGCGTTATGTGCGCTCGGTCGGCAAGGTCCATCAGACGGCGTCCGGCGAATTGAAGATCATGGGCATTGCCTTCGACGCCACCGAGGACATGCTGATGACGATCCGGCTGAAGGCGGCCAAGGACGAGGCGGTCGCCAAGAATATCGAGCTCGAACTCGCCAAGGACAGGATCGAGCACAATTCGCTGCACGATCCGCTGACGGCGCTCGCCAATCGACGCAAGCTCGACATCGCGCTCGAGAGGCTGAGCCATGACGGGCGCCGGCAGCGGCAGAAATTCTCGATCCTGCACATCGACCTCGATCGCTTCAAGGACATCAACGATACGCTCGGCCATGCCGCCGGCGATGCGATGCTGGTGCATGCCTCGAAGGTGCTCGCCAGGAATGTCCGCGGCAGCGATCTCGTCGCCCGCATCGGCGGCGACGAATTCGTCATCCTCGCCGTCGACGTCGACGACAAGGAGATGGCGGAACTTGCGACGCGGATCATCGAGGAGATGCGCCAGCCGATCGATTTCCAGGGCTTTTCCTGCCGCTGCGGCGTGTCGATCGGCATCGCGCTCGCCAACGGCATCCATGTCGATGCGCGCAAGGTGCTGATCAACGCCGATATCGCGCTCTATCGTGCAAAGAGCACGGGCCGCAATCGGTTCGAATTCTTCAACCATGATCTCCAGGCCCATATCATCAACACCAAACGCACGGCCGACGAGATCTTCGCCGGCATCGACAATGGCGAATTCACCGCCTGGTACCAGCCGCAATTCTCGGCCCGGACGATGGAACTGACCGGCGTGGAGGCGCTGGTGCGCTGGAAGCACCCCTCCAAGGGGTGGCTCGCGCCCGACAAGTTCCTGCGCATCGCCGAGGAGATCAATGTCGTGCAGACGCTCGACCGGATCGTGCTGGAAACGGCGCTGCGCGACAGGCTGCGCTTGGTGGCGCTCGGCATTGCCCTTCCCAAGGTCTCGGTCAATGTTTCGGCCCGGCGGCTGCATGACGGCAGCCTCCTGGACTCGCTCGCCGACCTCAATATCCGCCCCGGCGAACTCTCCTTCGAACTGGTGGAGTCGATCTTCCTCGACGAGAGCGAGGATGTCGTCTCGCACAATCTCGAACGCATCAAGGCGCTCGGCATCGATATCGAGATCGACGATTTCGGCACCGGCCATACCTCGATCGTCAGCCTCTTGAAGCTGAAGCCGAAGCGGCTGAAGATCGACCGCCAGCTCGTGCAGCCGATCATCGGCGCTTCGCAGGAACGTGCCTTGGTTCGCTCGATCATCGACATTGCCCGCTCGCTCGGCGTCGAGACGGTGGCCGAAGGGGTGGAGACGGCAGCGCATGCCGCCTTGCTGCGCGATCTCGGCTGCGACATCCTGCAGGGCTACGCCTTCTCGCCGGCGCTCTCCTTCGACGATTTCGCCGCCGAAGCGGCCGGAACCGGATGGCGGCTGGCGTCGTGA
- a CDS encoding DUF1344 domain-containing protein yields MRFVVATLLATASFLSPMSGFAESADVEATIKKVDTTNLVLTLDDGKTYQAPEEFNFDGLEAGVKVIVFYTEVDGKRVINDLDIVK; encoded by the coding sequence ATGCGTTTCGTCGTCGCCACGCTTTTGGCCACAGCAAGTTTCCTGTCGCCGATGAGCGGTTTTGCCGAGAGCGCCGATGTCGAGGCGACGATCAAGAAGGTCGACACAACAAATCTCGTGCTGACGCTCGACGACGGCAAGACCTATCAGGCGCCTGAGGAATTCAATTTCGACGGCCTCGAAGCCGGGGTGAAGGTCATCGTCTTCTATACCGAGGTCGACGGCAAGCGCGTCATCAACGATCTCGATATTGTTAAGTAG
- a CDS encoding histidine phosphatase family protein, whose amino-acid sequence MLIYVIRHGQTDWNAERRLQGQKDVPMNAIGLEQARQNGLALRDILGKTVGDFDFVASPLGRTRATMEIMRAAMGLPPLAYRTDPRLVEISFGDWEGSTLKELRATQAERVAERNASKWDFIPPGDDAESYEILSWRTGAWLRSVERPTVCVTHGGVIRTLFQAISDLPKSTAAEGGIPQDRIVRIDTSERTIVWL is encoded by the coding sequence GTGCTTATCTACGTGATCAGACACGGTCAGACCGACTGGAATGCCGAGCGCCGCCTGCAGGGCCAGAAAGACGTGCCGATGAACGCCATCGGCCTGGAACAGGCCCGGCAGAACGGCCTGGCGCTTCGCGATATTCTCGGCAAAACGGTCGGCGACTTCGATTTCGTCGCAAGCCCGCTCGGGCGCACGCGCGCGACCATGGAAATCATGCGTGCCGCCATGGGCCTGCCCCCGCTTGCCTATCGCACCGATCCGAGGCTGGTGGAGATTTCCTTCGGAGACTGGGAGGGCTCGACGCTCAAGGAACTGAGGGCGACGCAGGCCGAGCGGGTGGCCGAACGCAATGCCTCGAAATGGGATTTCATTCCACCCGGTGACGATGCGGAAAGCTACGAAATCCTCTCCTGGCGCACCGGCGCATGGCTGCGCTCGGTCGAGCGTCCAACCGTCTGCGTCACCCATGGCGGCGTCATCCGCACGCTGTTCCAGGCGATTTCAGACCTGCCGAAGAGCACTGCCGCCGAAGGCGGAATCCCGCAGGACCGGATCGTCAGGATCGACACCAGCGAGCGGACGATCGTTTGGCTGTAG
- the fabI gene encoding enoyl-ACP reductase FabI, protein MAQASGLMAGKRGVIMGVANNRSIAWGIAKAIHAQGGEVALTYQGDALKKRVEPLAAEIDATLVGHCDVADESTIDAVFENVEKLWGKIDFLVHAIGFSDKDELTGRYIDTSPDNFTKTMQISVYSFTSVARRAEKLMTDGGSMLTLTYYGAEKVMPNYNVMGVAKAALEASVKYLAVDLGPQNIRVNAVSAGPIKTLAASGIGDFRYILKWNEYNAPLRRTVTIEEVGDVGLYLLSDLSRSVTGEVHHADSGYHVIGMKAVDAPDISVVKD, encoded by the coding sequence ATGGCTCAAGCATCCGGCCTCATGGCAGGCAAACGCGGCGTCATCATGGGTGTCGCCAACAATCGTTCGATTGCGTGGGGTATTGCCAAGGCCATTCATGCACAGGGCGGAGAAGTTGCGCTCACCTATCAGGGCGATGCGTTGAAGAAGCGTGTCGAGCCGCTCGCCGCCGAAATCGACGCGACGCTGGTCGGCCACTGCGACGTTGCCGACGAATCCACCATCGATGCGGTTTTCGAAAATGTCGAAAAGCTCTGGGGCAAGATCGATTTCCTCGTGCATGCGATCGGCTTCTCCGACAAGGACGAGCTGACCGGCCGCTACATCGATACCTCGCCCGACAATTTCACCAAGACGATGCAGATTTCCGTCTATTCCTTCACCTCGGTCGCACGCCGCGCCGAGAAGCTGATGACGGATGGCGGCTCGATGCTGACGCTGACCTATTACGGCGCCGAGAAGGTGATGCCGAACTATAATGTCATGGGTGTCGCCAAGGCCGCGCTCGAGGCGAGCGTCAAATATCTCGCTGTCGACCTCGGACCGCAGAACATCCGCGTCAACGCCGTTTCGGCCGGACCGATCAAGACGCTCGCCGCCTCGGGCATCGGCGATTTCCGCTACATTCTGAAGTGGAACGAATATAACGCCCCGCTGCGGCGCACGGTCACCATCGAGGAAGTCGGCGATGTCGGCCTCTATCTCTTGTCCGACCTGTCACGCTCGGTCACCGGCGAAGTGCACCATGCCGACAGCGGTTATCATGTGATCGGCATGAAAGCGGTCGACGCGCCTGATATTTCGGTCGTCAAGGACTAA